From a single Brassica napus cultivar Da-Ae chromosome C9, Da-Ae, whole genome shotgun sequence genomic region:
- the LOC106416522 gene encoding auxin-responsive protein SAUR32-like, with protein MGFEDQEEQKQSPKQSQSQMVFKFHFYVPHLHIHHHHNHHHVPKGCVAIMVGHEGDEEGLHRFVVPLMFLSHPLFLSLLKEAEEKYGFKHAGPITIPCRVDEFKHVQEIIDEETHRRHSHGHNYHHHHNHLPCF; from the coding sequence ATGGGTTTTGAAGATCAAGAAGAGCAGAAACAGAGTCCAAAACAGAGTCAGAGCCAGATGGTGTTCAAGTTTCACTTTTATGTTCCCCATCTCCACATACACCATCATCATAACCACCATCATGTTCCGAAAGGCTGTGTCGCGATCATGGTGGGACacgaaggagatgaagaaggtCTACACAGATTCGTGGTTCCGTTGATGTTCTTGAGCCATCCTCTGTTTTTGAGTCTCTTGAAAGAAGCTGAAGAAAAGTACGGATTCAAACACGCGGGCCCGATTACGATTCCCTGCCGCGTCGATGAGTTTAAGCATGTTCAGGAGATTATCGACGAGGAGACTCATCGTCGTCACAGTCACGGACACAactaccaccaccaccacaaccaTCTGCCATGTTTCTGA